A portion of the Musa acuminata AAA Group cultivar baxijiao chromosome BXJ1-1, Cavendish_Baxijiao_AAA, whole genome shotgun sequence genome contains these proteins:
- the LOC135676831 gene encoding serine carboxypeptidase-like 50, with protein sequence METFVLLLFLSPFSFFAAPTTSSHLFPKEARPTRSGYLPIGPAAAANTSSAASLFFAFYEAQQPISPLPQTPLLIWLQGGPGCSSMLGNLFELGPYLVSPDSPTLRRNPDTWNHRFGLLFIDNPLGTGFSVAPSPVDVPRNQTAVAAHLISALRHFLAFDRSFHRRPLYITGESYAGKYVPSAGYYILRQNARLPPHRRINLRGVAIGNGLTHPVTQVGTHAVSAYFTGLINERQRARLVELQDEAIRLTLAANWSAASDARGKALEWLENATGLATLYDLTKKRPYDSGMLDVFLNKEEVKAALGVAKEVVWEECSEVVGEALHADVMKSTKFMVEELVRRSRVLLYQGVYDLRDGVVSTEAWIKEMKWEGLGSFMKAKREVWKLDGELVGYVQRWGSLSHVVVYGAGHLVPADQGKSAQAMIEDWVMEKGLFGGAGA encoded by the coding sequence ATGGAGACCtttgtcctcctcctcttcctctcgccGTTCTCCTTCTTCGCGGCTCCCACCACCTCTTCTCATCTCTTCCCCAAAGAAGCCCGCCCAACCAGATCCGGCTACCTCCCAATCGGCCCCGCGGCGGCCGCCAACACTTCGTCGGCGGCGAGTCTCTTCTTCGCCTTCTACGAGGCCCAGCAGCCGATCTCCCCTCTACCGCAGACCCCGCTCCTCATCTGGCTCCAGGGCGGCCCCGGCTGCTCCTCCATGCTCGGCAACCTCTTTGAGCTCGGCCCCTATCTCGTCTCTCCCGACTCCCCCACCCTCCGCCGGAACCCCGACACCTGGAACCATCGCTTCGGCCTCCTCTTCATCGATAACCCCCTTGGCACCGGCTTCAGCGTCGCCCCCTCCCCCGTCGATGTCCCCCGCAACCAGACCGCCGTCGCTGCCCACCTCATCTCCGCCCTCCGCCACTTCCTCGCCTTCGATCGCTCCTTCCACCGCCGGCCCCTCTACATCACCGGCGAGAGCTACGCCGGAAAGTACGTCCCCTCCGCTGGGTATTACATCCTGCGGCAGAACGCGCGGCTGCCGCCGCACCGCCGGATCAACCTCCGCGGCGTCGCGATCGGCAACGGGCTCACGCACCCCGTCACCCAGGTCGGCACCCACGCCGTCTCCGCGTACTTCACCGGCCTGATCAACGAGCGGCAGAGGGCGCGGCTCGTGGAGCTGCAGGACGAGGCCATAAGGCTGACGCTGGCGGCCAATTGGTCGGCGGCTTCGGACGCGAGGGGCAAGGCCTTGGAGTGGCTGGAGAACGCCACGGGCCTCGCGACGCTGTACGACCTGACCAAGAAGAGGCCGTACGACTCAGGCATGTTGGACGTGTTCCTGAACAAGGAGGAGGTGAAGGCGGCGCTGGGCGTGGCCAAGGAGGTGGTGTGGGAGGAGTGCAGCGAGGTGGTCGGAGAGGCCCTTCACGCTGACGTGATGAAGAGCACCAAGTTCATGGTGGAGGAGCTGGTGAGGCGGAGCAGGGTGCTGCTGTACCAGGGGGTGTACGACCTCAGGGATGGCGTGGTGTCAACGGAGGCCTGGATCAAGGAGATGAAATGGGAAGGGCTGGGAAGCTTCATGAAGGCTAAGAGGGAGGTGTGGAAACTGGACGGCGAGCTCGTCGGGTACGTCCAGCGCTGGGGGAGCTTGAGCCATGTCGTCGTCTACGGTGCCGGCCATCTTGTGCCTGCGGACCAAGGGAAGTCAGCCCAGGCGATGATCGAGGACTGGGTCATGGAGAAGGGCTTGTTTGGGGGTGCCGGTGCTTGA
- the LOC135676838 gene encoding protein RADIALIS-like 3 encodes MASGSVTTCWTAKQNKMFEKALAVYDQDTPDRWHHVARAVGGKTVDEVKRHYELLVADVRRIEKGHMPYATYLSSGIRG; translated from the exons ATGGCATCCGGTTCGGTGACCACCTGCTGGACCGCGAAGCAGAACAAGATGTTCGAGAAGGCGCTGGCGGTGTACGACCAAGACACGCCGGACCGCTGGCACCACGTCGCCCGCGCCGTCGGAGGGAAGACCGTGGACGAAGTGAAGCGCCACTACGAGCTGCTCGTCGCAGACGTCCGCCGGATCGAGAAGGGCCATATGCCTTACGCCACCTACCTCTCATCTGGGATCAGGG GTTGA
- the LOC103999762 gene encoding aspartic proteinase oryzasin-1: METGRGCLAIPLLLSILLLPLGFPTTGAADALIRIGLRKKPLGENGRIAARLLDKEGKDLMARRHGLRGGVGSNEEDEDIVSLKNYLNAQYFGEIGIGSPAQKFTVIFDTGSSNLWIPSSKCILSVACYFHSKYKSTASSTYQKNGKSAEIHYGSGSISGFFSEDHVTIGNLIVKNQDFIEATSEPSVTFLVAKFDGILGLGFQEISVGDAVPVWYNMVNQGLIKDPVFSFWFNRNAEEGDGGEIVFGGADPNHYKGEHVYVPVSQKGYWQFNMGDLFIGDEATGLCSGGCAVIADSGTSLIAGPTAAIAEINNRIGVSGVVSQECKAVVAQYGQRIFEMLISQTQPTKMCSQIGLCASDGTGAVSIAIENVVSENKNVSSGLHNDAMCNACEMALVWMQNQLSQNQTQEEMLNHINELCERLPSPMGESSVDCAAIPSMPSVSFTIGDRIFELQPEQYILKVGEGAEEQCISGFTALDVPPPRGPLWILGDVFMGVYHTVFDYGNSRVGFAQAA; this comes from the exons ATGGAGACTGGGCGTGGATGTCTCGCAATTCCTCTCCTTCTTTCGATCCTCTTGCTTCCTTTGGGATTCCCGACCACTGGTGCCGCCGATGCTTTGATTCGGATAGGTCTGAGGAAGAAACCGTTGGGTGAGAATGGCCGGATCGCAGCCCGGCTTTTGGATAAGGAGGGGAAGGATTTGATGGCCCGGAGGCACGGATTGAGAGGTGGTGTTGGGAGTAATGAGGAAGATGAAGATATTGTTTCCCTCAAGAACTATTTGAACGCTCAGTACTTTGGGGAGATTGGCATCGGTTCCCCTGCGCAGAAGTTCACCGTGATTTTTGATACGGGTAGCTCGAATCTGTGGATTCCTTCTTCTAAGTGCATCCTCTCG GTCGCTTGCTATTTCCATTCGAAGTACAAGTCAACCGCATCCAGCACATACCAGAAGAATG GAAAGTCTGCAGAAATCCACTATGGATCTGGATCAATTTCTGGTTTCTTTAGTGAAGATCATGTCACCATCGGTAACCTAATTGTTAAAAATCAG GATTTTATTGAAGCCACTAGTGAACCAAGTGTCACATTCCTGGTTGCCAAGTTTGATGGGATTCTAGGACTTGGATTTCAGGAAATATCAGTTGGGGATGCTGTACCTGTGTG GTATAATATGGTCAACCAAGGACTTATCAAAGATCCTGTTTTTTCATTCTGGTTTAACCGAAATGCTGAGGAAGGGGACGGAGGTGAAATTGTTTTTGGAGGAGCTGATCCAAACCACTATAAGGGTGAACATGTATATGTCCCTGTTTCTCAGAAAGGTTACTGGCAG TTCAACATGGGAGATTTGTTTATTGGTGATGAAGCTACTG GCTTATGTTCTGGTGGGTGTGCGGTAATTGCAGATTCTGGAACTTCTTTGATTGCCGGGCCAACG GCTGCTATTGCAGAAATTAATAACAGAATCGGAGTTTCTGGTGTTGTTTCTCAAGAATGCAAAGCAGTAGTTGCTCAATATGGGCAACGAATTTTTGAAATGTTGATATCACAG ACACAACCTACCAAAATGTGCTCTCAGATTGGTCTATGTGCTTCTGATGGAACTGGTGCCGTTAG CATTGCCATTGAGAACGTAGTCAGTGAAAACAAGAATGTTTCATCTGGTCTGCACAATGATGCTATGTGCAATGCTTGTGAAATGGCACTTGTGTGGATGCAGAATCAGCTAAGCCAGAACCAGACACAGGAGGAAATGTTGAATCACATCAACGAG CTATGCGAACGGCTGCCCAGCCCCATGGGAGAATCATCTGTGGACTGTGCTGCCATACCTTCCATGCCTAGTGTCTCTTTCACCATTGGTGATAGGATATTCGAGCTTCAACCAGAGCAG TACATTCTCAAGGTTGGTGAGGGAGCTGAAGAACAGTGCATCAGTGGGTTCACAGCTTTGGATGTTCCGCCACCACGAGGCCCTCTCTG GATATTGGGAGATGTATTCATGGGAGTCTATCATACTGTGTTTGACTATGGCAACTCGAGAGTTGGCTTCGCACAAGCAGCTTAG